The Arcanobacterium pinnipediorum genome includes a region encoding these proteins:
- a CDS encoding terminase, giving the protein MSKDGTSRGVRRVRAGAKLDALNEKLAAGRSATRLEDPLNEPFDFIGADIGDGVVLAGEVMPEPSDYLSEVQRDNKPLGAELVYRETWQWLDVRGCSQFVAPRLIESYAQVNVYWYEIYKIVRATCTSEYSGGTVLGTQC; this is encoded by the coding sequence ATATCTAAAGATGGCACCAGCCGAGGTGTCCGGCGTGTGCGAGCGGGAGCGAAGCTTGATGCGTTGAATGAGAAGCTCGCAGCAGGCCGCTCGGCTACTCGGCTGGAAGATCCACTCAATGAGCCATTCGACTTCATTGGTGCCGATATTGGTGATGGTGTGGTGCTTGCTGGTGAAGTGATGCCCGAACCGTCGGATTATCTTTCTGAGGTTCAGCGTGATAATAAACCCCTTGGTGCTGAGCTAGTTTACCGGGAAACGTGGCAGTGGCTTGATGTACGTGGCTGTTCGCAGTTTGTGGCCCCGCGCTTGATTGAATCGTATGCGCAGGTGAATGTGTATTGGTATGAGATTTATAAGATTGTGCGCGCTACGTGTACGAGTGAATATTCGGGCGGCACTGTACTAGGTACTCAGTGCTGA
- the rpsB gene encoding 30S ribosomal protein S2 codes for MAVVSMRQLLEAGVHFGHQTRRWNPKMKRFILTERNGIYIIDLRKTVDDINSTYDFVKETVAHGGNILFVGTKRQAQQPIRELAERVGMPYVNERWLGGMLTNFSTVASRIQRLKELELIDFDDVAGSKFTKKELLMMRREKEKLERTLGGIRDMGKVPSAIWIVDTNKEHLAIAEAKKLNIPVVAILDTNCDPDTVDYGIPGNDDAIRSIEILTNVVADAVAEGLLARGGGKNAEEDPMPEWEREMLAAQKAEEKAAEEAVVEAAPAEEAESTEEKTEA; via the coding sequence ATGGCAGTCGTTTCTATGCGCCAGCTGCTTGAAGCTGGTGTCCACTTTGGTCATCAGACCCGTCGTTGGAACCCAAAGATGAAGCGTTTCATCTTGACCGAACGCAACGGCATTTACATTATTGACCTTCGCAAAACCGTTGACGATATTAACTCCACCTACGATTTCGTGAAGGAAACCGTTGCACACGGTGGAAACATCCTTTTCGTTGGTACCAAGCGCCAGGCTCAGCAGCCAATCCGCGAACTTGCTGAGCGCGTTGGCATGCCGTACGTCAACGAGCGTTGGTTGGGCGGTATGCTCACCAACTTCTCCACTGTGGCATCGCGTATTCAGCGATTGAAGGAACTTGAACTCATCGATTTCGACGACGTCGCTGGTTCTAAGTTCACCAAGAAAGAACTGTTGATGATGCGCCGCGAGAAGGAAAAGCTCGAGCGCACTCTTGGCGGAATTCGCGATATGGGCAAGGTTCCTTCCGCGATCTGGATTGTCGATACCAACAAGGAGCACCTCGCTATTGCTGAGGCTAAGAAGCTCAATATCCCAGTTGTTGCCATTCTTGACACAAACTGTGATCCAGATACCGTCGATTATGGAATTCCAGGAAACGATGATGCTATCCGTTCCATCGAAATCCTCACCAACGTTGTAGCTGACGCAGTTGCAGAAGGCTTGCTCGCTCGTGGCGGTGGCAAGAACGCTGAAGAAGATCCAATGCCTGAATGGGAGCGCGAGATGCTCGCAGCGCAAAAGGCTGAGGAGAAGGCAGCGGAAGAAGCCGTAGTGGAAGCAGCTCCTGCTGAAGAAGCTGAGTCCACAGAAGAAAAGACTGAAGCCTGA
- a CDS encoding tyrosine recombinase XerC, with protein sequence MNIELPVELETILDDYGRELQVRRGLSAHTCRAYLSEARSLLNFLVQRSDDAGQALAYIDIRDLRAWLAQRQKSGHARSSIARHSAAIRTFTAWMYKTAVIDSDPGIQLKAPRAANELPHVLSVEQARTLLAAARQRAETGDPILIRDRAIFELMYATAIRVSELTGANIADISPEGTLRVIGKGNKERIVPFGRPARETLMQWLPVRARLLADRAQLLAAHDRGKQDVAGQNVVEQDVAGQAYRRTEQALFIGAHGKRIDQRIVRASLSKLTAYAHLPDITPHDLRHSAATHLLDGGSDLRTVQEILGHSSIGTTQRYTHVSAQRLRAAFGQAHPRA encoded by the coding sequence GTGAACATTGAGCTACCGGTAGAATTAGAAACCATTCTTGATGACTATGGCCGTGAATTGCAAGTCCGGCGCGGGTTATCAGCCCACACCTGCCGTGCTTATCTTAGTGAGGCGCGATCCCTACTGAATTTTTTGGTTCAGCGCAGTGACGATGCCGGTCAAGCCTTAGCCTATATCGATATTCGAGACTTACGTGCCTGGCTGGCCCAGCGGCAAAAGTCGGGCCATGCGCGTTCTTCCATTGCCCGCCATTCCGCAGCAATACGAACTTTCACGGCGTGGATGTATAAAACTGCAGTGATCGACTCAGATCCAGGAATTCAACTCAAAGCACCACGGGCAGCAAATGAGCTTCCGCATGTACTTTCCGTAGAACAAGCCAGAACGTTACTTGCTGCCGCGCGCCAGAGAGCTGAAACAGGCGATCCGATTCTTATTCGAGATCGAGCGATCTTTGAGCTAATGTATGCTACTGCGATTCGTGTTAGTGAACTGACGGGTGCCAATATCGCAGATATTTCCCCTGAAGGAACCTTGCGTGTGATCGGAAAAGGGAACAAAGAGCGTATCGTACCTTTTGGCCGCCCGGCACGAGAAACACTCATGCAATGGCTACCTGTTCGCGCGCGCCTGTTGGCTGACCGTGCTCAGCTTTTAGCTGCCCACGATAGGGGTAAGCAAGATGTAGCTGGGCAGAATGTAGTTGAGCAAGATGTAGCTGGGCAGGCATACCGCAGAACGGAACAAGCACTGTTTATCGGTGCGCACGGAAAAAGAATCGACCAACGAATCGTGCGTGCGTCGTTGAGTAAATTAACTGCCTATGCTCACCTTCCAGACATCACTCCCCACGATTTACGCCATTCGGCTGCCACTCATCTTCTCGATGGCGGATCGGATCTGCGCACTGTTCAAGAGATACTGGGCCATTCTTCGATTGGAACTACTCAACGTTACACCCATGTTAGCGCCCAGCGCTTGCGAGCTGCTTTTGGTCAAGCCCATCCACGGGCTTGA
- a CDS encoding electron transfer flavoprotein subunit alpha/FixB family protein — translation MATTWILTSTGEIADLVELGRQRGDGITAVVVGDADVAGVDSAITIALDADMPVEALAPVVAQTVSAGPDDVVLVADTPPDRVLGGAVAAKLNAPVLTGVQSLGAHTAQVSRFGAITLQTVQFDGPVVGVHAGGSAIEGEAVAPQSATGQPLPARVSAYDVSETSDIDIAHAQRVICAGRGFENKEDLQLAQNLADALGAELGVSRPLAEGYGWMPRESYIGVSGQIVAPELYVAIGISGQIHHTAGVTDSQTIVVINNDELATMFDFADYGIVGDLYQVLPELTAALAN, via the coding sequence ATGGCAACCACTTGGATTCTTACCTCCACTGGAGAAATCGCTGACCTGGTTGAACTTGGCCGTCAGCGCGGTGACGGCATCACCGCCGTCGTCGTTGGTGACGCAGACGTTGCGGGCGTAGATTCAGCGATTACTATAGCTCTCGACGCCGATATGCCGGTTGAAGCCTTAGCGCCAGTTGTTGCACAAACTGTTTCAGCAGGTCCCGACGACGTCGTACTCGTAGCAGATACGCCACCAGATCGCGTTTTGGGCGGGGCAGTGGCTGCCAAGCTTAATGCGCCAGTGCTTACTGGGGTGCAATCACTAGGAGCCCATACCGCCCAAGTTTCACGATTTGGCGCCATCACGTTACAAACAGTCCAGTTCGATGGTCCAGTTGTTGGCGTTCACGCCGGCGGTTCAGCGATCGAGGGCGAAGCAGTAGCGCCACAAAGCGCTACCGGTCAGCCGTTGCCTGCGCGCGTCAGCGCCTACGACGTCAGCGAAACCTCAGATATTGATATTGCGCATGCTCAGCGTGTGATCTGCGCTGGTCGCGGTTTCGAAAACAAAGAAGATCTGCAGCTCGCACAGAACCTCGCAGACGCCTTGGGTGCCGAGCTCGGCGTATCGCGCCCGTTGGCAGAAGGCTACGGTTGGATGCCGCGCGAAAGCTACATCGGCGTCTCAGGTCAGATTGTTGCGCCGGAACTTTATGTCGCTATCGGTATTTCCGGCCAGATTCACCACACTGCTGGCGTGACTGATTCGCAAACAATCGTGGTAATCAACAACGATGAGCTGGCAACGATGTTTGATTTTGCTGATTATGGCATTGTTGGTGATCTATACCAGGTCTTGCCAGAACTCACTGCCGCACTAGCTAACTAG
- a CDS encoding integrase core domain-containing protein yields MGDSYDNALAENVNGCYKNELIHPRTWQDVLEVEIATFEWVSWWNKTRLHQALDYRTPLEVENDYWHTVNTTQKIQTPTRAKA; encoded by the coding sequence GTGGGTGATAGCTACGATAATGCTTTAGCTGAGAATGTCAATGGTTGTTATAAAAACGAGCTTATTCATCCTCGTACATGGCAAGACGTACTCGAAGTGGAAATCGCTACTTTTGAATGGGTAAGTTGGTGGAATAAGACACGGCTACATCAAGCACTCGACTACCGCACACCACTCGAAGTTGAAAACGACTACTGGCACACCGTTAACACAACACAGAAAATACAAACACCAACCAGGGCAAAAGCCTAG
- the tsf gene encoding translation elongation factor Ts, producing the protein MANYTVADIKALREKTGAGMLDVKKALADADGDTAKAEELLRLKGLKVAAKREGRTASAGLVLSKIVDSEEGQTGYILEANSETDFVAKNEKFIAFAEEILQAAVNSKSTSVEELLGVALEEGTVKDRIDTFTGVIGEKLAISSLEVLSGEHVEAYMHRTATDLPPQVAVLVATDKAGSEVAHDVAVHVAAMNPQYLAEADVPAEVVENERRIATEITIAEGKPEAAVAKIVEGRLKGFFKQITLVDQAFARDPKLSVGQVVDAAGGKVTGFKRVRVGEAAAAAASDAE; encoded by the coding sequence ATGGCAAACTACACTGTTGCTGATATTAAGGCTCTTCGTGAGAAGACCGGCGCCGGCATGCTCGATGTCAAGAAGGCTTTGGCTGACGCTGACGGCGATACCGCTAAGGCTGAAGAACTGCTACGCCTAAAGGGCCTCAAGGTTGCTGCAAAGCGCGAAGGCCGCACCGCAAGTGCAGGTCTTGTTCTTTCTAAGATTGTTGACTCTGAGGAAGGCCAGACCGGCTACATTCTCGAAGCTAACTCTGAGACTGACTTCGTTGCAAAGAACGAAAAGTTCATTGCTTTCGCTGAGGAAATTCTCCAAGCCGCTGTTAACTCCAAGTCCACCTCCGTTGAGGAACTCCTTGGTGTTGCACTCGAAGAAGGCACTGTTAAAGATCGCATTGACACCTTCACCGGTGTTATTGGCGAAAAGCTTGCAATTAGCTCCCTCGAAGTTCTCTCCGGTGAGCATGTTGAAGCTTACATGCACCGCACTGCAACCGATCTTCCACCACAGGTTGCGGTTCTCGTAGCTACTGACAAGGCTGGCAGCGAAGTTGCACACGATGTTGCAGTTCACGTTGCAGCTATGAATCCACAGTACTTGGCCGAAGCAGATGTCCCAGCTGAGGTTGTGGAAAACGAGCGTCGCATCGCTACCGAAATCACTATCGCAGAAGGCAAGCCAGAAGCTGCCGTGGCAAAGATCGTAGAAGGTCGCCTCAAGGGCTTCTTCAAGCAGATTACGCTTGTTGATCAAGCATTTGCTCGTGATCCGAAGCTCTCGGTTGGTCAAGTTGTTGACGCTGCTGGCGGCAAGGTCACTGGTTTCAAGCGCGTTCGCGTAGGCGAAGCTGCTGCAGCAGCTGCCAGCGACGCTGAGTGA
- a CDS encoding IS3 family transposase, with product MDIHASNYGVYGVRKMWRALGRAWIMIGCEQTARFMCLAGLLGKGKGRSSVVS from the coding sequence GTGGATATTCATGCCTCGAATTATGGTGTGTATGGGGTGCGTAAGATGTGGCGTGCTTTAGGGCGTGCCTGGATCATGATTGGGTGTGAACAAACAGCTAGGTTTATGTGTTTAGCCGGGTTGTTAGGCAAAGGTAAAGGCCGATCCTCGGTGGTGAGTTGA
- a CDS encoding YifB family Mg chelatase-like AAA ATPase — translation MSTGIVGRAVGMTLVGIQAHIVVIEAVILPGLPHWSMVGLADVAVTEARERLRASFSHVGLRWPHERVTINLSPASLPKTGTALDLGVAVALLAAQGYKPLSQTTVVIGELGLDGTIRPTRGILPSIIAAKEHHFTHAIVPSANADEARLVQGIEIIAVSHISQVAQWMGSDIPVPHSTLVAVNNTEHISHNAYDDDQAVDMADVHGQEAAITGIEVAAAGGHHILMVGPPGVGKSMIAHRLPSILPDLSHDQAVDVAAIDSIQGKHITRLRQRPPIAAPHHTVSTTSLIGGGSAIARPGAVSQAHHGILFCDEFAEFGVRTIQALREPLESGYVEIARSRATVRFPAQFQLVAAANPCACGKILDGPGACTCSSRQLRSYQSKLGGPVRDRIDVVVELIRPTRSDLQISAPSSAQLRSRVMCAREKQYARANMLNSRLPGSWLRKNTALSSTISALLDTKLRTGQLSMRGMDRVLRMAWSVADLAGHDQPSDDDIALAFSLRTALEAS, via the coding sequence ATGAGTACCGGAATTGTGGGACGCGCAGTTGGCATGACTCTCGTTGGAATCCAAGCTCATATTGTTGTTATTGAAGCAGTAATCTTGCCTGGCCTACCGCATTGGTCGATGGTGGGTTTAGCTGACGTCGCAGTTACCGAGGCGCGAGAGCGCTTGCGGGCAAGCTTTTCTCACGTGGGCTTGCGCTGGCCGCATGAACGGGTCACGATCAATCTTTCGCCAGCTTCACTACCCAAAACAGGTACGGCGTTAGATCTCGGTGTTGCGGTAGCGCTCTTAGCTGCCCAAGGATATAAGCCGCTGAGCCAGACCACGGTAGTGATTGGTGAACTGGGGTTAGATGGAACTATCAGACCAACACGTGGGATCTTGCCAAGTATTATCGCGGCCAAAGAACACCACTTCACCCACGCAATCGTCCCATCGGCAAACGCTGATGAGGCGAGATTAGTTCAGGGCATCGAGATCATTGCAGTCAGCCATATTTCCCAAGTGGCACAGTGGATGGGCAGTGATATCCCGGTTCCACACTCAACCTTGGTGGCAGTGAACAACACCGAGCACATATCTCACAATGCCTATGATGATGACCAAGCTGTGGATATGGCTGACGTTCACGGCCAAGAAGCGGCGATTACTGGGATTGAAGTAGCGGCAGCTGGCGGACACCATATTTTAATGGTGGGACCACCTGGGGTGGGAAAATCGATGATCGCCCACCGTCTCCCTTCGATTTTGCCCGATCTTAGTCATGATCAAGCAGTTGATGTAGCTGCTATTGATTCGATTCAAGGAAAGCACATCACTCGGTTGCGTCAACGACCTCCCATTGCTGCACCACATCACACGGTTTCTACTACCTCACTTATCGGAGGCGGTAGTGCAATCGCGCGGCCAGGAGCCGTGAGCCAGGCTCATCACGGCATCTTGTTTTGCGATGAGTTTGCCGAATTTGGGGTACGCACAATTCAAGCTCTGCGAGAACCTCTAGAAAGTGGGTATGTTGAAATCGCACGCTCGCGTGCCACGGTACGTTTTCCGGCGCAGTTTCAACTTGTTGCGGCAGCAAATCCGTGCGCTTGCGGAAAAATACTCGACGGTCCGGGGGCATGTACGTGTTCATCACGGCAGTTACGAAGCTATCAGTCAAAACTGGGCGGACCGGTACGCGATCGTATCGACGTCGTCGTTGAACTTATCCGACCAACGCGCAGCGATTTGCAGATTTCAGCCCCCTCATCAGCCCAGCTTCGTAGCCGCGTGATGTGCGCACGCGAAAAACAGTATGCTCGAGCCAATATGCTCAATAGCCGGTTGCCTGGTTCGTGGCTGCGTAAAAATACTGCGCTGAGTTCGACCATATCGGCGCTATTAGATACCAAGCTGCGCACGGGGCAATTATCGATGCGTGGAATGGACAGAGTGTTGCGGATGGCATGGAGTGTGGCTGATCTAGCTGGCCATGACCAACCAAGTGACGACGATATTGCGCTTGCGTTTTCACTGCGCACTGCATTGGAGGCATCATGA
- the dprA gene encoding DNA-processing protein DprA — MTDAEHRAARAWSYIAEGGNQVAHAFIKASSYEHALAWVAEYGTGSSIGKECEDAVARLGHSKAVIHRTIRAWQLRLDHYSEISDVSLARLGAQCIIPTDRQWPPSINEIPHPPLALWVRGDVEVLNTAGIAIVGSRAASGYGQRLARNLAYELSDSHVIISGGAFGIDAQAHRGALHHSQATVIVSAGGVDRPYPAAHADLFSQTIAHGAVISESALGSAPHRHRFLSRNRIIAALGTGTVVVEAPMRSGALSTARHAIEIGRPVGACPGQVDSPAAQGSHALIRDGATLIRHADDVREMVSWQQLELGAPVGEDIFSMPSDDGYDPLIERVWEAVPVRSVADVTAIARVAGVSVQQAQAKLALLELNGRVSRSVRGWKR; from the coding sequence ATGACCGACGCCGAACATCGCGCCGCCCGAGCATGGAGCTATATTGCTGAAGGCGGCAACCAAGTAGCTCATGCCTTCATTAAGGCCAGCTCTTACGAACACGCATTGGCGTGGGTGGCAGAGTATGGAACAGGCAGTTCGATTGGTAAAGAATGTGAAGACGCTGTGGCCCGGCTTGGCCATAGCAAAGCAGTTATTCACCGCACGATCCGGGCCTGGCAGCTTCGTCTAGACCATTACAGTGAAATCTCAGATGTGTCTTTGGCACGACTAGGGGCACAATGTATTATCCCAACAGATCGCCAGTGGCCACCTTCGATTAACGAGATACCTCATCCTCCGTTAGCTTTATGGGTACGCGGGGATGTTGAAGTGTTAAACACAGCTGGGATAGCAATTGTTGGTTCGCGTGCTGCTAGTGGCTACGGGCAACGCCTCGCACGAAACCTGGCATACGAACTTTCTGATAGTCACGTCATTATTTCTGGCGGAGCATTCGGTATTGATGCTCAAGCGCATCGTGGTGCTCTACATCATTCACAAGCGACGGTTATTGTTTCTGCCGGTGGTGTAGATCGGCCCTATCCCGCCGCTCATGCTGATCTTTTTAGTCAAACAATTGCGCATGGTGCCGTAATATCAGAATCGGCGCTCGGCTCTGCGCCTCACCGGCACCGATTTTTATCTCGCAACCGGATTATTGCGGCCCTGGGCACTGGAACCGTGGTGGTTGAAGCTCCGATGAGATCAGGAGCATTATCAACAGCTCGCCATGCGATTGAAATTGGCCGGCCGGTAGGGGCGTGTCCTGGGCAGGTAGATTCGCCAGCCGCGCAAGGAAGCCATGCACTTATTCGCGATGGAGCTACTTTGATTCGCCATGCGGATGATGTGCGCGAAATGGTCTCTTGGCAGCAACTCGAATTGGGGGCACCTGTGGGGGAAGATATTTTCTCCATGCCCAGCGACGATGGTTATGATCCGTTGATTGAACGGGTCTGGGAGGCTGTTCCTGTGCGTTCGGTTGCCGATGTGACTGCCATCGCGCGGGTAGCTGGCGTGAGTGTGCAGCAAGCTCAAGCAAAACTAGCATTGCTTGAACTGAACGGCCGAGTCAGTCGTTCAGTTCGCGGATGGAAACGCTAA
- a CDS encoding YraN family protein: MENIDDAQAIGVWGEETASRYLQSHGWTILDRNWRCASGEIDILGFDPQRDALVAVEVKTRRSQRFGIAEESITTEKLTRIRKTFTAWLYSQHRRASSMAIDVIALTCHSADDFRLRHLKGVA, translated from the coding sequence ATGGAAAACATAGATGATGCACAAGCGATTGGTGTGTGGGGTGAAGAAACAGCCTCGCGCTATTTGCAATCCCATGGTTGGACAATTCTAGATCGTAACTGGCGATGTGCCAGTGGTGAGATAGATATTCTCGGATTCGATCCGCAACGAGATGCCCTAGTTGCAGTAGAGGTCAAGACTCGGCGTTCGCAACGCTTTGGAATAGCTGAAGAGTCGATAACAACCGAGAAACTAACTCGGATTCGTAAAACGTTTACCGCCTGGCTCTATAGTCAACATCGGCGCGCTTCAAGTATGGCGATTGACGTTATCGCTCTGACCTGCCATTCTGCTGACGATTTTCGCCTCCGCCACCTAAAAGGTGTCGCATGA
- a CDS encoding electron transfer flavoprotein subunit beta/FixA family protein → MSVVVAYKYTTNPQDARVSEDGTVDWSRAKPAMSDYDPVAAQVGKELAAKLGTESIGISVGPAVIGGSMARKNAMSKGFSRGLILADDEATDLNPTQYAQLLSQLVTRIADATIVITGDASIDNGASMTSAILGGYLGWPTFQQVEKIEPQSDGFVLTQQVPGGSRRVEVAGPVVVAVTSDAARVPAPSMKEILAAGKTPVEVVSMADVESAPAGVTITGHAKPAERERKRIIFTGPDAVNELVQALRTDGVLDGKEA, encoded by the coding sequence ATGAGCGTGGTTGTTGCCTACAAGTACACCACGAACCCGCAAGATGCTCGGGTGAGTGAGGATGGAACAGTTGATTGGTCACGTGCAAAACCAGCAATGAGCGATTATGATCCAGTAGCGGCACAGGTGGGCAAAGAGCTCGCCGCCAAGCTTGGTACTGAATCTATCGGTATCAGCGTCGGGCCAGCTGTTATCGGTGGTTCGATGGCGCGCAAGAACGCGATGTCTAAAGGCTTTAGCCGCGGATTGATTTTGGCTGACGATGAAGCCACCGATCTCAACCCAACCCAATACGCACAGCTACTTTCCCAGCTCGTTACCCGCATCGCAGATGCCACCATTGTTATCACCGGCGATGCCTCTATCGATAATGGTGCTTCCATGACTTCGGCAATCCTCGGCGGTTACCTTGGTTGGCCAACCTTCCAGCAGGTGGAAAAGATTGAGCCACAAAGCGATGGATTTGTCCTTACCCAGCAGGTTCCCGGCGGTAGTCGTAGGGTGGAAGTTGCTGGACCAGTTGTTGTTGCGGTGACTTCGGATGCGGCACGCGTCCCTGCGCCGTCGATGAAAGAAATTCTCGCTGCCGGAAAGACGCCAGTTGAGGTTGTTTCGATGGCTGACGTCGAATCAGCACCTGCTGGTGTAACGATCACCGGTCACGCCAAGCCAGCTGAGCGCGAACGCAAGCGCATCATTTTTACTGGCCCAGACGCTGTTAATGAACTCGTTCAAGCCCTGCGCACAGACGGCGTACTCGACGGAAAGGAAGCCTGA
- a CDS encoding M23 family metallopeptidase, which translates to MVYLRQILSLAGAVGAVTALTLAIPTARTEQPSISENLSFPAQAPAAISEAQSPPYRIEFDRIDTDRSLDLVDGGSGRKTLRYLWPTGSPAEVLRDFSIAEHNWLPGHRGVDLKIDTGGSVFAPADGMVIYAGRINDRSVVSIEHPDGIRTTYEPVLPLVTAGQRVKQDQIIATVEPGHCPEHTCLHWGAKRALNRYLNPLHLLEGAIILLE; encoded by the coding sequence ATGGTTTATTTACGTCAGATTCTTTCTTTGGCTGGCGCCGTCGGCGCTGTTACAGCTCTTACGCTGGCAATTCCCACCGCACGCACCGAGCAGCCCTCTATCTCAGAAAACTTGAGTTTCCCGGCGCAGGCACCGGCTGCTATATCCGAGGCTCAATCTCCGCCATATCGCATCGAGTTTGATCGAATTGATACTGACCGCAGCCTTGATCTGGTTGATGGTGGCAGTGGCAGAAAAACACTGCGGTATTTATGGCCCACTGGTAGCCCGGCTGAGGTACTAAGAGATTTTTCGATCGCGGAACATAACTGGCTACCGGGCCATCGTGGCGTGGATCTAAAAATAGATACTGGCGGCTCAGTTTTTGCGCCGGCAGATGGCATGGTTATTTATGCGGGCCGCATCAATGATCGAAGCGTTGTTTCCATCGAGCATCCAGATGGTATTCGCACCACCTATGAACCAGTTCTTCCACTAGTTACAGCGGGCCAACGCGTTAAACAAGACCAAATAATTGCAACGGTAGAGCCGGGCCATTGCCCAGAGCACACCTGCTTGCATTGGGGAGCAAAGCGCGCTCTAAATCGTTATCTTAATCCGCTCCATCTTTTGGAAGGTGCAATAATTTTGCTGGAGTAG
- a CDS encoding FAD-dependent oxidoreductase: protein MDIEYDFDVIVVGAGIAGITAAYLLTKDGHEVLLAERGNEPGEKNLSGGVFYSRVMDEIFENFSTQAPVERSITRNVLTLLNAESAVSVDYWDASLAEPTNAVTVLRAKLDPWLAEQAEEAGVTVMNGVKVDELVKSESGAVCGIRAGEDVLYAKIVVLADGVNSFLARSVGLRPAPAPAHLGVGVKSVIRIGEDAVNQRFGVSSDDGVAYALVGDATRGVPGGAFLYTNKDSISLGIVVNVADLAKSGHDVVDLHDHLLTHPFIEPLIAGGEVLEYGTHMVAEGGQAMVGRLAFDGAVIVGDAGGFTINNGFAIRGMDLAAESGRCAAQAIGVALRAGDYSAAGLAAYAENIAASWLGKDMATFKKAPELLASTPELYGQLGEYAASALRGVYRMDQTPRRKLSSLIVKKMKASGLSVWKLAKIVRKIQGGL, encoded by the coding sequence ATGGATATCGAATACGATTTTGACGTTATCGTGGTGGGAGCTGGCATTGCTGGCATAACAGCAGCGTACTTGTTGACAAAAGATGGGCACGAGGTTTTGTTGGCAGAACGCGGTAACGAACCGGGGGAGAAGAATCTCTCCGGCGGGGTTTTCTATTCGCGTGTGATGGATGAGATTTTCGAAAATTTCTCCACCCAAGCACCCGTTGAGCGTTCGATTACCCGTAACGTATTGACCTTGCTGAATGCTGAGTCAGCTGTGTCAGTGGACTATTGGGATGCGTCGCTTGCCGAGCCAACAAATGCGGTAACAGTTTTGCGCGCCAAGCTAGATCCGTGGCTTGCCGAGCAGGCAGAAGAAGCCGGTGTGACGGTGATGAACGGAGTCAAGGTCGATGAGCTGGTCAAGAGCGAATCGGGTGCAGTTTGCGGTATTCGTGCCGGCGAAGATGTGTTGTATGCGAAGATCGTCGTCTTGGCTGATGGGGTAAATTCTTTCCTCGCTCGTAGTGTGGGCTTGCGTCCGGCGCCAGCTCCTGCCCATCTTGGAGTGGGAGTGAAGTCAGTTATTCGTATCGGTGAAGACGCGGTGAACCAGCGTTTCGGAGTCAGTAGCGACGACGGCGTTGCCTACGCGCTCGTTGGTGATGCCACCCGCGGTGTACCAGGCGGTGCGTTCCTTTATACGAATAAGGATTCGATCAGTTTAGGCATCGTGGTCAATGTTGCTGACTTAGCAAAATCCGGGCACGACGTCGTTGATCTCCATGATCACCTTCTTACCCATCCGTTCATCGAGCCACTTATTGCCGGCGGTGAGGTACTCGAGTACGGTACCCACATGGTTGCCGAAGGTGGGCAAGCAATGGTCGGCCGCCTCGCGTTCGACGGTGCGGTGATTGTTGGCGATGCCGGCGGGTTTACGATCAACAACGGTTTTGCTATTCGCGGCATGGATTTAGCTGCTGAATCGGGACGCTGCGCTGCTCAGGCAATCGGCGTCGCGTTGCGCGCAGGAGATTATTCGGCAGCCGGATTGGCGGCGTATGCGGAAAATATTGCCGCATCGTGGCTGGGTAAGGATATGGCTACGTTTAAGAAAGCTCCAGAGCTTCTTGCTAGCACGCCAGAGCTCTACGGTCAGTTGGGGGAGTATGCGGCTAGCGCGTTGCGCGGTGTTTACCGCATGGATCAAACTCCGCGTAGGAAGCTCTCCTCTCTCATAGTTAAGAAGATGAAGGCATCCGGGTTGAGCGTGTGGAAGCTCGCGAAGATTGTTCGCAAGATTCAAGGAGGTCTGTGA
- a CDS encoding LacI family DNA-binding transcriptional regulator, with the protein MERRVVMADVAKLAKVSSQTVSRVLSGKGTVRPETERRVRNAIEYLGYQPSIAG; encoded by the coding sequence GTGGAGCGACGTGTTGTTATGGCCGACGTTGCCAAGCTTGCTAAAGTATCTTCGCAAACTGTCTCACGCGTGTTGTCCGGTAAAGGCACAGTCCGCCCAGAAACTGAACGGCGCGTGCGGAATGCTATCGAATATTTAGGCTATCAACCTTCCATTGCAGGGTAG